One Lentisphaera araneosa HTCC2155 genomic region harbors:
- a CDS encoding RNA polymerase sigma factor encodes MTYRTRLTLMQRLKNSGDDKSWEEFNEIYRPFIYSIVRSMYVEAHLIDDLLQDVLVSVWKALPGFEYDPEKGRFSSWLATITINRVKSTQLKRSRQGARDHKAFEREDELDEGDLEKIVDREWASFLTKTAWENISEDLSPAMKSCFEGVIAGKKVREIGKDLDIPENTVSIYKKRVSVIMRREIHRLEEELN; translated from the coding sequence ATGACTTATAGAACACGCCTCACATTGATGCAACGATTGAAGAACTCTGGTGATGATAAATCTTGGGAGGAATTTAACGAGATCTACCGCCCATTTATTTATAGTATAGTTCGTTCGATGTATGTGGAGGCTCATTTGATTGATGATCTTCTTCAAGATGTTCTCGTATCGGTTTGGAAAGCTTTGCCTGGCTTTGAATATGATCCAGAGAAGGGGCGTTTTAGCTCGTGGTTAGCAACGATTACGATTAATCGAGTCAAGAGTACTCAGTTGAAACGCAGTAGGCAGGGAGCTCGAGATCATAAAGCTTTTGAACGTGAAGATGAGCTTGATGAAGGCGATTTAGAAAAAATTGTGGATCGTGAGTGGGCGTCATTTTTAACGAAAACTGCTTGGGAGAATATCTCGGAGGATCTATCACCCGCAATGAAATCTTGTTTCGAAGGTGTTATTGCAGGCAAAAAAGTTCGCGAGATTGGAAAGGATTTAGATATCCCAGAAAACACCGTCTCAATTTATAAGAAACGCGTCTCAGTGATTATGCGTCGTGAGATTCATCGTTTGGAAGAAGAACTTAACTGA
- a CDS encoding serine/threonine-protein kinase: MVDNTSKWNELFDTLHKDSTNEHQGHYSEFEEIGRGGSKIIYRASDNLSGREVAFARPLKNDSITTELFLREARITAYLQHPNILPVYDMNDGEEPYLVCKLLRGSNLAKLSKKQQNQRDTLAIFRKICEAMNYAHSRGVLHLDLKPENIHLDKYGEVLVIDWGLAEIFLTESLESPLDNPLISTREALSSDTTFCGTPGFMSPEQICNQNVDVRSDVFALGALLYSIFFNQSPFHAPDLKSICIKTQLGEIPYFDQDRMSSGFSAIMLKCLHAKKEDRYQNMRELLDDLDALQNNFIPSAEEANFVHHCKMLYKRNRQSCHFLLASFVLLILTSLFYIHKIQESRADALYAKGQAIQAKEQAEVYLQQVIEEQKQNEKLSIALSPRYLNIAKEHWEYYELDQSIEYCDLALRVNPNNIEAKKMRAKLYFAYGDYTQAKNIWELLNNSGQEHSFNQFLLDKKDPQPKDIYNYRINSSPIKILKARALFHSFLQSGNLEQLKQVIKIENQKVTELELSYDGDLFDVHGNSHFINNNFLRALKLKQVNLSETRTDNIDSLRNSVLKELNIAHAPIWDLSPLADCKIEKLDLSNSYIEGLWLLTNCELKELNINHTKVRTIPYQIFTTLELLSMNKTKITELPKHAPKLRILNITKNHIKNLPRLLSYPALEELFVDQGQLNTELTTALQDRGVQVHQLSSSSKR, from the coding sequence ATGGTAGATAATACATCCAAATGGAATGAACTCTTCGACACTCTGCACAAAGACTCTACCAACGAACATCAAGGTCATTATTCAGAATTTGAAGAAATTGGCCGTGGTGGTTCGAAAATCATTTATCGCGCCAGTGATAACCTTAGTGGCCGGGAAGTTGCCTTTGCCCGCCCCCTGAAAAACGATTCTATCACGACGGAACTTTTCCTGCGTGAAGCAAGAATCACGGCCTACTTGCAGCATCCGAATATTCTTCCCGTTTACGATATGAATGATGGTGAAGAACCTTATTTAGTCTGCAAACTATTACGTGGCTCCAACCTCGCAAAACTGTCTAAGAAACAACAAAATCAGCGCGATACCTTAGCCATTTTTAGAAAAATATGCGAAGCCATGAATTATGCTCACTCTCGCGGCGTGCTTCATCTCGATCTCAAACCCGAGAACATTCATTTAGATAAATACGGCGAAGTTTTAGTGATTGATTGGGGACTCGCTGAAATTTTCCTCACCGAAAGCCTCGAAAGTCCCTTAGACAACCCCCTGATTTCGACCCGAGAAGCCCTATCTAGTGACACGACCTTTTGTGGAACTCCAGGATTCATGTCACCAGAACAAATCTGTAATCAAAATGTCGATGTAAGAAGTGATGTTTTCGCTCTTGGCGCCCTGCTCTATTCGATTTTTTTTAATCAATCGCCTTTTCATGCCCCAGATCTTAAAAGCATTTGTATTAAGACCCAACTAGGAGAAATCCCCTATTTTGACCAAGACCGTATGAGTTCGGGATTCAGCGCAATTATGCTTAAATGTTTACACGCCAAAAAAGAAGATCGTTACCAAAACATGCGTGAACTTTTAGATGACCTGGATGCACTTCAGAACAACTTTATTCCCTCTGCCGAAGAAGCTAACTTTGTTCATCATTGTAAAATGCTCTACAAGCGCAATCGCCAAAGCTGCCATTTTCTACTAGCTTCATTTGTCTTGCTTATTCTCACATCTCTTTTTTATATCCACAAGATCCAAGAAAGTCGCGCCGATGCTCTATATGCTAAAGGACAAGCCATTCAGGCCAAAGAGCAAGCCGAAGTCTACCTTCAACAAGTTATTGAAGAGCAAAAGCAAAATGAAAAACTTTCTATTGCCCTGTCTCCTCGTTACCTCAATATTGCGAAAGAGCATTGGGAATACTATGAACTTGATCAATCAATTGAGTATTGTGACTTAGCTCTACGCGTCAACCCCAACAACATAGAAGCCAAAAAAATGCGCGCTAAGCTCTATTTCGCTTATGGCGATTACACGCAAGCGAAAAATATCTGGGAACTACTTAATAACTCTGGCCAAGAACACTCATTCAACCAATTTCTTTTAGACAAAAAAGATCCTCAGCCTAAGGATATTTATAATTACCGCATAAACTCTTCTCCTATCAAGATTTTAAAAGCAAGAGCCTTATTTCACAGCTTTCTTCAATCTGGAAACCTAGAGCAACTCAAGCAAGTCATTAAGATTGAAAACCAAAAAGTAACGGAACTCGAACTTTCTTATGATGGAGATCTTTTTGACGTCCACGGCAACAGTCATTTCATTAACAACAATTTCTTGCGCGCGCTCAAGTTAAAACAAGTGAACCTAAGCGAGACACGTACAGATAACATTGATTCTTTGAGGAACTCAGTTTTAAAGGAACTCAATATTGCTCATGCCCCTATCTGGGATCTCAGCCCTTTAGCCGATTGCAAGATAGAAAAATTAGATCTCAGCAACAGTTATATTGAAGGTCTGTGGCTTCTGACCAACTGTGAACTGAAGGAGCTCAACATCAACCATACTAAAGTTAGGACAATCCCCTACCAAATCTTCACTACACTTGAGCTCTTAAGCATGAATAAAACAAAAATCACAGAGCTTCCAAAACATGCTCCCAAACTTCGCATTCTGAATATCACCAAAAATCATATAAAAAATTTACCACGACTACTATCTTACCCTGCTCTTGAAGAGCTTTTTGTAGATCAAGGTCAATTAAATACCGAACTCACAACAGCACTCCAAGATAGAGGAGTCCAAGTTCATCAGTTAAGTTCTTCTTCCAAACGATGA
- a CDS encoding flavodoxin family protein — protein MSKILILFHSNDGNTAKMAELVAEGAKQIEGATVRCLTVDEASHEDLIWCDGIALGSPTNYGTVSHQMKMWWDKLPPEGWGQSDGKIGCAFSSAGAWGGGQELTCMTLLTILMNYGFLTFGVTDYVDKQFSPHYGSICAGEPREEKVKESCRRLGRRLSEWVSTLHHGNKHHHPLAQDYDRFKHLG, from the coding sequence ATGTCAAAAATACTCATCCTATTTCATAGTAACGATGGCAATACGGCAAAAATGGCTGAACTCGTTGCGGAAGGCGCAAAGCAAATTGAAGGCGCTACTGTCCGCTGCTTAACTGTCGACGAAGCCAGTCACGAGGACCTCATTTGGTGTGATGGAATTGCCCTAGGCTCACCCACAAATTATGGCACGGTTTCTCATCAAATGAAAATGTGGTGGGATAAACTCCCTCCCGAAGGCTGGGGCCAAAGCGATGGTAAAATCGGCTGTGCTTTTAGTTCTGCAGGAGCGTGGGGCGGAGGCCAAGAATTAACCTGTATGACTCTTCTCACCATTCTAATGAATTATGGTTTCCTCACTTTTGGTGTGACAGATTATGTCGATAAGCAATTCTCCCCACATTATGGAAGTATTTGTGCTGGAGAACCCAGAGAAGAGAAAGTCAAAGAATCTTGCCGCCGACTCGGCCGCCGTCTCAGCGAATGGGTCAGCACATTGCATCACGGCAATAAACATCATCACCCACTCGCACAAGACTACGACCGTTTTAAACACCTAGGTTAA
- the pyrE gene encoding orotate phosphoribosyltransferase has product MEQYKKDFIDFMVESQVLTFGDFTTKSGRKTPFFVNTGNYDTGKKISKLGEFYAETIKDRYGLDFDLVYGPAYKGIPLAVTISSAIYSMFDKNIGFTFNRKEAKNHGEGGSFVGYKLADKQKVIIVEDVITAGTAMRENLPILKDAADLSIEAIIVSVDRMEKGTGDLSAIQEIEKDYQIPVHPIVSIDEVVDYLYNREVNGKVIIDDETLARIKAYRAQYGI; this is encoded by the coding sequence ATGGAACAATACAAAAAAGATTTTATCGATTTCATGGTAGAATCACAGGTTTTAACTTTTGGCGATTTCACGACGAAATCTGGCCGTAAAACCCCTTTCTTTGTCAATACAGGTAATTACGACACAGGAAAAAAAATCTCTAAACTCGGCGAATTTTACGCCGAAACTATCAAAGATCGCTATGGGCTTGATTTCGACTTAGTTTACGGACCTGCCTACAAGGGCATCCCTCTGGCAGTCACCATTTCATCGGCGATTTATTCTATGTTCGACAAAAATATCGGCTTCACTTTCAACCGTAAAGAAGCTAAAAATCATGGCGAAGGCGGTTCATTTGTCGGTTACAAACTTGCTGACAAACAAAAGGTCATCATCGTAGAAGACGTAATCACTGCGGGAACCGCAATGCGCGAAAACCTCCCCATCTTGAAAGATGCCGCGGACTTGAGTATCGAGGCAATCATTGTTTCTGTTGACCGCATGGAAAAAGGTACTGGCGACTTATCCGCCATCCAAGAAATCGAAAAAGATTACCAAATCCCCGTTCACCCCATCGTCAGCATTGATGAGGTTGTGGATTATCTCTATAATCGAGAAGTTAATGGCAAAGTCATCATCGACGATGAAACATTAGCTCGCATCAAAGCTTACAGAGCGCAGTACGGCATCTAA
- the recR gene encoding recombination mediator RecR, translated as MKLYPEQFQQAIETIASLPGIGKKGAEKLALALYSWPESKLKHFASLIDSMQHDLHNCAQCGFFSQKDALCPICSDPKRLNHQICVVEQVSQLPVIEKSGSFKGLYHVLHGKLSPMSGIGPDDINIDSLLQRCKENHVSEVILATSTDIEGQATASFIAKLLNEHGINTTRIAQGIPIGADLNYADAASIAMAINSRREL; from the coding sequence ATGAAGCTTTACCCCGAACAATTTCAACAGGCAATTGAAACCATTGCTAGCTTACCGGGAATAGGAAAAAAAGGCGCTGAAAAACTCGCCCTCGCCCTCTATTCTTGGCCAGAGTCAAAACTGAAACATTTTGCTTCACTTATCGATTCAATGCAACACGACTTACACAACTGTGCGCAATGTGGCTTCTTCTCTCAAAAAGATGCCTTATGCCCCATTTGCTCCGACCCTAAACGTCTCAATCACCAAATCTGTGTCGTCGAACAGGTATCACAACTTCCAGTCATTGAAAAAAGCGGCTCTTTTAAAGGCCTATACCATGTCTTGCACGGCAAATTAAGTCCCATGAGTGGGATTGGTCCAGATGACATCAATATTGACAGCCTCTTGCAACGCTGTAAGGAAAACCACGTGAGTGAAGTCATCTTAGCGACTTCTACCGACATTGAGGGTCAGGCAACGGCCTCATTTATTGCAAAACTTTTAAACGAACACGGCATTAACACGACGCGCATTGCTCAAGGTATCCCTATTGGGGCTGACCTCAATTATGCAGACGCGGCGTCAATTGCCATGGCTATAAACTCAAGAAGAGAACTCTAA
- the dnaX gene encoding DNA polymerase III subunit gamma/tau encodes MTYQVLARKWRPQTFDDLAGQDHITSTLTNAIRNQRVGHAYIFVGTRGIGKTTSARIFAKALNCETPRADLNPCGQCTNCTEITQGSSIDVIEIDGASNNSVDDIRQIREGAQYTPARCPYKIFIIDEVHMLSNAAWNALLKTLEEPPPHIKFLFATTEVHRVLPTILSRCQRLELKPIPRNVIAGRLKHICETENVAIEDSAINAISRTANGGMRDGLSILDQMISFCSGNEIISEQDVIDVFGMSSSNELKLIASAILQNQAPALIEAIDTLAKAARNMEQLYSELFQLFRDVMILLESPQQARSILDLEEVEIQQLYELAQLANNKLLQKLLNGFLDYDGKIRHTLNKRTYLEVTLLRIMKDAHSLRVEDLLKHIQTLRKQGNLQDLEGDLPPLSITQKKNESLEARSLRPATNAEALSIVKKPIIDTKVEAEVDTVNDTQNIGDSSASDTQNDYYEEDTAEETTPTVEATETEETISAIVEDKESPEDALQTEVEEVALQVEAAEPVDNFQASPSTDQTPAKQERHSNSIALEQMLAIPTSENEDTLTKAETIFVQKDDPELSKILLQPDSEDERNIETGVETKPDAEDSEVQAEPVVETEVLPEQANEQANEQANEQANVQANVQANEQANEQANVQATPELANANEDSRSEETITTEKQEETLTPEDEELERHIFDDKEIELYLQPDYTDRPYAKGLVTDSNTSDILGLGLERFRLVELSAPNDKKNLTIAKNSLNMRLEQIHAHLPEVKKVSQAPVEEEAKARPVVEVKELPPPRAWLELLDGLKTENRAILEQCTAVYEGGERFVIQGSNESIDQIKEKKGFSEFIETKLAGFSGESRLKVFLISNSPKTAETKNESAYSNPTVERYQEFFEASIISVKDSK; translated from the coding sequence ATGACCTACCAAGTTTTAGCACGTAAATGGCGTCCACAAACTTTTGATGATTTGGCTGGTCAAGACCATATCACTTCCACACTCACAAATGCGATTCGAAACCAACGCGTAGGTCATGCTTACATTTTTGTTGGCACACGCGGTATCGGCAAGACAACTTCTGCACGAATTTTTGCCAAAGCCCTCAACTGCGAAACACCTAGAGCCGACCTCAACCCTTGCGGGCAATGCACTAACTGTACTGAAATCACTCAAGGTTCTAGCATCGACGTTATCGAAATTGATGGTGCCTCCAATAATAGCGTTGACGATATTAGACAGATCCGCGAAGGCGCTCAATACACTCCTGCAAGATGCCCTTATAAAATATTCATTATTGACGAAGTCCACATGCTGTCTAATGCAGCTTGGAATGCCCTTCTAAAAACACTCGAAGAGCCACCCCCTCATATTAAATTCTTATTTGCTACCACTGAGGTTCATCGAGTTCTACCAACTATTCTTTCGCGCTGCCAAAGACTCGAACTCAAACCGATCCCACGCAATGTCATTGCAGGACGTTTGAAACACATTTGTGAAACTGAAAACGTTGCGATTGAAGATTCTGCGATTAACGCAATCTCACGAACGGCTAACGGTGGTATGCGTGATGGCTTAAGTATTCTCGATCAAATGATTTCCTTTTGTTCTGGCAATGAAATTATTTCTGAACAAGATGTCATTGACGTCTTTGGCATGAGCTCCTCTAACGAGCTCAAACTCATTGCATCGGCCATTTTACAAAACCAAGCTCCAGCACTCATTGAGGCCATTGATACACTTGCGAAAGCCGCACGTAACATGGAGCAACTCTACTCCGAACTCTTCCAACTTTTCCGTGACGTGATGATTTTACTTGAATCTCCACAACAAGCACGATCCATTCTTGACCTAGAAGAAGTTGAAATCCAACAGCTTTATGAACTCGCGCAGCTAGCCAATAATAAGCTTTTACAAAAACTACTGAATGGCTTCCTCGATTACGACGGGAAAATTCGCCACACACTCAATAAGCGCACCTACTTAGAAGTCACTCTTCTACGTATCATGAAAGATGCTCACTCATTAAGAGTGGAAGACCTCCTCAAACATATTCAGACTTTACGTAAACAAGGCAATCTTCAAGATCTAGAAGGCGACTTACCTCCACTCAGTATCACTCAAAAAAAAAATGAGTCGCTAGAAGCTCGATCACTTCGCCCTGCCACCAACGCTGAAGCTTTATCTATCGTTAAGAAACCGATTATCGACACAAAAGTTGAAGCGGAAGTAGATACAGTTAACGACACTCAAAACATCGGTGACAGCAGTGCTAGTGACACTCAAAATGACTATTATGAAGAAGACACTGCTGAAGAGACGACTCCAACAGTCGAAGCTACTGAAACTGAAGAAACTATCTCAGCAATTGTAGAAGATAAAGAAAGTCCAGAAGACGCACTTCAAACTGAAGTGGAAGAAGTAGCTCTTCAAGTGGAAGCAGCAGAACCCGTAGATAATTTCCAAGCAAGCCCGAGTACTGATCAAACACCTGCGAAACAAGAGCGACACTCCAACAGTATTGCCCTTGAACAAATGCTTGCCATTCCTACTTCGGAAAATGAAGACACTCTCACAAAAGCCGAAACGATTTTTGTCCAAAAAGATGATCCTGAACTCTCCAAAATTTTATTGCAGCCTGACTCTGAAGATGAACGCAATATTGAGACTGGAGTTGAGACTAAACCCGACGCTGAAGACTCAGAAGTCCAAGCAGAACCTGTAGTCGAAACTGAGGTTCTTCCAGAGCAAGCTAACGAGCAAGCAAACGAGCAAGCAAACGAGCAAGCCAATGTGCAAGCCAATGTGCAAGCCAATGAGCAAGCCAATGAGCAAGCCAATGTGCAAGCAACACCTGAACTTGCTAATGCAAATGAGGATTCTCGTTCAGAAGAAACAATCACTACGGAAAAACAAGAAGAAACTCTTACTCCCGAAGACGAAGAACTTGAACGTCACATTTTTGACGACAAGGAAATCGAACTCTACCTCCAGCCTGACTACACCGACCGACCTTATGCAAAAGGCTTAGTCACTGATTCAAACACGTCCGATATTCTCGGCCTTGGTCTTGAACGTTTTCGCCTTGTCGAACTCTCTGCACCCAACGACAAGAAAAATCTGACTATTGCAAAAAACAGCCTTAACATGCGCTTGGAGCAAATCCACGCTCACCTACCTGAGGTCAAGAAAGTCAGTCAAGCTCCCGTTGAAGAGGAAGCTAAGGCTCGCCCCGTTGTTGAAGTGAAAGAACTTCCCCCTCCTCGCGCCTGGCTGGAATTACTAGACGGTTTAAAAACGGAAAACCGCGCCATTTTAGAACAATGCACGGCGGTCTATGAAGGTGGTGAACGCTTTGTCATCCAAGGCTCAAACGAAAGCATTGACCAGATCAAAGAGAAAAAAGGCTTTAGTGAATTTATCGAAACAAAGCTGGCGGGTTTTTCCGGAGAAAGCCGCTTAAAAGTTTTTCTCATTAGCAATTCGCCGAAAACTGCTGAGACGAAAAATGAAAGCGCCTACTCCAACCCCACGGTCGAACGCTATCAAGAATTTTTTGAAGCCTCAATCATCAGCGTGAAAGATTCTAAATGA
- the accD gene encoding acetyl-CoA carboxylase, carboxyltransferase subunit beta yields MPIFGKTKFSTVNYDKTTPTAAMPSLEDSENPQEGFTKCRSCESPILIEELVANSSICPKCDYHFPLRAMDRINSLMTDFEEIDANMQSVNFLGFTGYDKTLTSKQMTLDTKDAVICGFGKIKGQKTGIVVMDFKFMGGSLGSVVGEKITRLVEAATEKRLPVIIVTASGGARMQEGCVSLMQMAKTSGALARLSNNDLPMICLLTNPTYGGVTASYASLGDIIISEPNALIGFAGARVIETTIKAELPENFQTAEFLVDHGLVDRIVHREQLQDELALILDYVSGKCK; encoded by the coding sequence ATGCCTATTTTCGGAAAAACTAAATTTTCTACTGTCAACTATGACAAAACCACGCCCACTGCGGCGATGCCCTCACTTGAGGATAGCGAAAACCCCCAAGAGGGTTTCACCAAATGCCGTAGTTGCGAAAGCCCCATTCTCATTGAAGAACTTGTGGCCAACAGTTCCATTTGTCCTAAGTGCGACTACCACTTTCCACTTCGTGCCATGGACCGTATTAACTCACTGATGACCGACTTCGAGGAAATCGACGCCAACATGCAGTCCGTTAACTTTTTAGGCTTCACTGGCTACGACAAAACTCTCACTTCCAAGCAAATGACCCTCGACACCAAAGACGCAGTAATTTGCGGCTTTGGCAAAATCAAAGGTCAAAAAACTGGCATTGTTGTCATGGACTTCAAATTCATGGGCGGTAGCCTCGGTTCCGTTGTGGGCGAAAAAATCACTCGCCTTGTTGAAGCCGCTACAGAAAAACGCCTTCCAGTTATTATCGTCACTGCTTCAGGTGGTGCTCGTATGCAGGAAGGCTGTGTAAGCCTCATGCAAATGGCAAAAACGAGTGGTGCACTGGCTCGACTTTCTAACAATGATCTCCCAATGATCTGTCTTTTAACTAACCCAACTTATGGCGGCGTCACAGCAAGTTACGCTTCTCTTGGAGATATTATTATTTCTGAGCCCAATGCTCTCATTGGTTTTGCAGGTGCACGAGTTATCGAAACAACCATTAAAGCTGAGCTCCCAGAGAACTTCCAAACAGCGGAATTCCTTGTTGATCACGGCCTTGTGGATCGCATCGTACATCGCGAACAACTCCAAGACGAGTTAGCACTGATTCTCGACTATGTATCAGGCAAATGCAAGTAA
- a CDS encoding ComF family protein, producing the protein MLNYIYPDVCVCCEAPTPPESPLCETCTKKLSYIDHENTCSSCHGLNDTATRLCSNCLKTPPKWSHSTSAFAFEGLARELILRFKYSRHLYLLDFLCKEMNSSYKAKQLPEFDIITYVPMHPLKKLSRGWNQSELLAKEFASLYPNSECLALLKRRHLGKAQASKAKRDRLKSVKDLFSPKNRDKIKDRSILLIDDILTTGATLNACCKALQQEKPKEISVLTIARG; encoded by the coding sequence GTGCTTAATTATATCTACCCGGATGTATGTGTCTGCTGTGAAGCACCCACACCTCCCGAATCGCCTCTTTGTGAAACCTGTACAAAAAAACTCAGCTATATCGATCACGAAAACACTTGTTCGTCATGTCACGGCCTTAATGATACGGCTACAAGGCTCTGTAGCAATTGCCTTAAAACTCCTCCAAAATGGTCCCATTCCACCTCCGCATTTGCTTTCGAAGGCCTAGCTCGCGAACTCATCTTGCGGTTTAAATATTCCCGTCACCTCTACCTACTCGATTTTCTTTGCAAAGAAATGAACTCCAGCTACAAAGCCAAGCAGCTACCCGAATTTGATATAATCACCTACGTGCCCATGCACCCCCTCAAAAAACTGAGCCGAGGATGGAACCAAAGTGAGCTATTAGCCAAAGAATTTGCCTCACTCTACCCAAATTCAGAATGCCTTGCACTCTTAAAACGACGCCACCTAGGGAAAGCCCAAGCTTCTAAAGCAAAGAGAGACAGACTTAAGTCAGTAAAGGATCTTTTCTCACCCAAAAATAGAGACAAGATAAAAGATCGAAGTATATTGCTTATAGATGATATATTAACCACAGGAGCCACTCTGAACGCCTGTTGCAAAGCTCTGCAACAAGAAAAGCCTAAAGAGATCTCCGTATTAACGATTGCAAGAGGATAG
- a CDS encoding CPBP family intramembrane glutamic endopeptidase, with protein sequence MNEDRKKIIALTTYLLSVFILGSLICPLLWEIIHNTPLKNIESIGEASFGKVCNRAFMLVAFGGLWPLAKQLNCTTKDDFGLAIPRKSFLKEFGMGFIFGAITLLCLALFFYFIELRTLKSGPIDERILKGIRKGVVTGIVVGLIEEIFFRGILTRILSRLGTLFMAIFISSTIYAAVHFIKGDSSTNYDVIHWHSGFTYLKSAFGLYADPRFIGSFLTLLTVGIFLAALTLKRGNIALAAGIHAGWVCIIKGNSNVTRTDGDSPYYWLVGNYDKFTGYAAFLWLAIICLGTWFFLEKRNKNCA encoded by the coding sequence ATGAACGAAGACCGCAAAAAGATTATTGCACTCACCACCTATCTTTTGAGTGTCTTCATCCTCGGCAGTTTAATCTGTCCTCTTCTTTGGGAGATCATTCACAATACCCCCTTAAAAAATATTGAATCTATAGGCGAAGCCTCTTTTGGCAAAGTTTGCAACCGTGCTTTTATGCTCGTTGCTTTCGGGGGCCTCTGGCCCTTAGCTAAACAACTTAACTGCACCACCAAAGACGACTTTGGCTTAGCCATCCCTCGCAAATCATTTCTAAAAGAATTCGGCATGGGCTTCATCTTTGGAGCCATAACCCTCCTATGCTTAGCACTCTTTTTCTATTTCATCGAATTACGTACACTCAAAAGTGGCCCCATCGATGAACGCATCCTCAAAGGCATTCGCAAAGGCGTTGTAACTGGAATTGTCGTTGGTTTAATCGAAGAGATTTTTTTTCGCGGCATCCTCACTCGCATCCTCTCTCGACTTGGCACCCTGTTCATGGCCATTTTCATCAGTTCCACCATCTATGCCGCAGTCCACTTCATAAAAGGCGATTCCAGCACCAATTATGACGTCATTCATTGGCACAGTGGCTTCACCTACCTCAAAAGCGCCTTTGGCCTCTATGCCGACCCCCGATTTATTGGATCATTCCTCACATTACTAACCGTCGGCATTTTCCTAGCCGCCCTCACATTAAAACGAGGTAATATCGCCCTGGCAGCTGGGATTCATGCTGGCTGGGTCTGTATCATCAAAGGCAATTCAAATGTCACTAGAACAGACGGAGACTCTCCCTATTACTGGCTTGTGGGAAACTACGATAAATTCACTGGCTACGCCGCTTTTTTATGGCTCGCTATCATCTGCTTAGGCACCTGGTTCTTTCTAGAAAAACGCAACAAAAATTGTGCTTAA
- the lpxD gene encoding UDP-3-O-(3-hydroxymyristoyl)glucosamine N-acyltransferase produces the protein MKALNLTQILEITEGTANREADITIKEVSALIDGSINSISFLGNKRYISQIKDSQAAIILVDKEFDTQGFDKLFISCEDPSASFTKVANYFAPPTIEYQAGIDPAANIAENAQIGEDVYIGPGAIIMDGATIGNNAVICANAYVGHQAEIGAYSILYPNSTVRERCIIGQRVILHSSCVIGTDGFGFIPGKDGHKKIPQIGIVQLHDDVEVGSCTTIDRARFGKTIVGEGTKLDNIIQIGHNVIIGKHCFIVSLVAIAGSVQIGNFVTIAGQAGISGHLQIGDGCTIMGKAGVTRDLNPGEVVMGMPATSRREFIADRAQLRKISKLEKRLKALEEKLK, from the coding sequence ATGAAAGCCCTTAATCTCACGCAGATTCTCGAAATCACCGAAGGAACTGCTAACCGAGAAGCTGACATCACAATCAAGGAAGTCAGCGCCTTAATAGATGGGAGCATAAATTCAATTTCCTTCTTAGGCAATAAGCGCTACATCTCTCAAATCAAGGATTCTCAAGCAGCCATCATCTTGGTTGACAAGGAATTCGACACACAAGGCTTTGACAAACTATTCATCTCTTGTGAAGACCCTTCCGCGTCTTTTACAAAAGTTGCTAACTACTTTGCTCCACCCACAATTGAATACCAAGCAGGGATCGATCCCGCTGCGAACATCGCAGAAAACGCCCAAATAGGTGAAGACGTCTACATTGGCCCAGGTGCGATCATTATGGATGGCGCCACAATTGGAAATAATGCAGTCATTTGCGCCAACGCCTACGTGGGCCACCAAGCTGAAATCGGCGCCTACTCCATCCTTTACCCAAACTCTACGGTTAGGGAACGTTGCATTATTGGCCAACGCGTCATTTTACACAGCTCCTGCGTGATTGGTACAGACGGCTTTGGTTTCATACCAGGCAAAGACGGCCATAAGAAAATCCCTCAAATCGGCATTGTTCAATTACATGATGATGTGGAAGTTGGCTCTTGTACAACTATTGACCGCGCTCGCTTTGGCAAAACAATCGTCGGCGAAGGCACCAAACTTGACAACATCATTCAAATTGGCCACAATGTCATCATCGGCAAACACTGCTTCATCGTTTCTCTTGTAGCGATTGCGGGCAGCGTTCAAATTGGCAACTTTGTGACGATTGCTGGGCAAGCAGGGATCAGCGGCCATCTACAGATCGGAGATGGTTGCACCATCATGGGTAAAGCTGGTGTTACACGCGATCTCAACCCAGGTGAAGTCGTCATGGGCATGCCTGCCACATCTAGACGAGAATTCATTGCGGACCGCGCACAACTCCGCAAAATCTCGAAACTCGAAAAACGCCTTAAAGCGCTCGAAGAAAAACTAAAATAA